The proteins below come from a single Candidatus Flexicrinis affinis genomic window:
- a CDS encoding pentapeptide repeat-containing protein, translating into MAELTRKEIIMVLNGSGKPRLAGVDLSQENCTRLDFENGNLRGANLRGTVLREAIMRSTNMTGVNAVGANMQFADLNAAICVAADFTVAALQGSRLTGVDLTNANVSGANLQGANMTGAKVQGLRFDAGTTWPDGKQGTAGNPNDYT; encoded by the coding sequence ATGGCTGAGCTGACCCGCAAAGAGATCATCATGGTACTGAACGGATCGGGCAAACCGCGGCTTGCCGGTGTCGACCTCAGCCAGGAGAACTGCACGCGCCTCGACTTCGAGAACGGCAACTTGCGCGGGGCGAACCTGCGCGGCACCGTCCTGCGCGAGGCGATCATGCGCAGCACCAACATGACCGGCGTTAACGCGGTCGGCGCCAACATGCAGTTCGCCGATCTCAACGCCGCCATCTGCGTGGCCGCCGACTTCACAGTGGCGGCGCTGCAGGGTTCGCGTCTCACCGGCGTCGACCTGACCAACGCGAACGTCAGCGGGGCGAACCTGCAAGGCGCCAACATGACGGGCGCGAAGGTGCAGGGCCTGCGCTTCGACGCCGGCACGACATGGCCGGACGGCAAACAGGGCACCGCCGGCAACCCGAACGACTACACATGA